A region of Selenomonadales bacterium 4137-cl DNA encodes the following proteins:
- a CDS encoding FeoA family protein has product MSAEITLDMAAEKDALKVIRIIGKGSHRLRLLQMGITPGTPIEVLRRAPLADPVEIAVRGAKLALRRAEAKNIAVVKES; this is encoded by the coding sequence ATGAGCGCCGAAATAACCCTCGACATGGCCGCAGAAAAAGACGCCCTCAAAGTCATCCGCATCATCGGCAAAGGCAGCCATCGCCTGCGCCTGCTGCAAATGGGCATCACCCCCGGCACCCCCATCGAAGTACTCCGTCGCGCCCCCCTCGCCGACCCCGTCGAAATCGCCGTCCGCGGCGCCAAACTCGCCCTCCGCCGCGCCGAAGCCAAAAACATCGCCGTTGTCAAGGAAAGCTAA
- the feoB gene encoding ferrous iron transport protein B, translated as MTKKTLSVDLVGNPNVGKSSLFNALTGAAQLIGNWCGKTTEACTTKVAYGGREISFTDLPGVYGFGHASREETLVDKHLRADPPDVVLVIVDALNLERNLYLALEALERYGKVVVLLNKIDAAGEHGMVIDHARLAALLGIPVIPAVATGQLDAAALYHALFAVADRDPAAPYAISYPPAVEAAIAAVHAPSDNNGLARWRAVEAVEEADEDLQVEIINARYAAAAALAAQCLVHHPTETLTDKIDRWALHRIWGVPIMIVVFAVLFYLTFTVSRPLSDLLGLLFETLAEYSRAALPAWGVPDLAVSLLVDGLLSGIGATLGFLPQIAIFFLVYHIIQDTGYIVRVAFLMDRVMTAIGLNGKIFIPLVAGYSCNVSGILASRILTSRYDRLVAVLASSYAPCSARLGVMVFVVSAFFPSGHATLVMLALLAISVAMMATVAFVARFFVTDDESSPFLSEVPVYHLPDLKHLLLDTGARTLHFLKRIRNVIILSSILVWYLSTFPAGPFENTYLARIGLTLEPFGALFGLDWQLLVALIAGIPAKESALTTLGVIYQASGDGGLATALTSHISPLAAFTFLVVYMTYIPCLATVITIYQEMRNWSVAVASVYGSILLSVLLGLLSYNIGKLFF; from the coding sequence ATGACCAAAAAAACCCTCTCCGTCGACCTCGTCGGCAACCCCAACGTCGGCAAAAGCTCCCTCTTCAACGCCCTCACCGGCGCCGCCCAGCTCATCGGCAACTGGTGCGGCAAAACCACCGAAGCCTGCACCACCAAAGTCGCCTACGGCGGCCGCGAAATAAGCTTCACCGACCTCCCCGGCGTCTACGGCTTCGGCCACGCCTCGCGCGAAGAAACCCTCGTCGACAAACACCTCCGCGCCGACCCGCCCGACGTCGTCCTCGTCATCGTCGACGCCCTCAACCTCGAGCGCAACCTCTACCTCGCCCTCGAAGCCCTCGAGCGCTACGGCAAAGTCGTCGTCCTCCTCAACAAAATCGACGCCGCCGGCGAACACGGCATGGTCATCGACCACGCCCGCCTCGCCGCGCTGCTCGGCATACCCGTCATACCCGCGGTGGCGACCGGACAACTGGACGCCGCCGCTTTATATCACGCCCTCTTCGCCGTCGCCGACCGCGACCCCGCCGCCCCCTACGCCATCTCCTACCCCCCCGCCGTCGAAGCCGCCATCGCCGCCGTCCACGCCCCCAGCGACAACAACGGCCTCGCCCGCTGGCGGGCCGTCGAAGCCGTCGAAGAAGCCGACGAAGACCTCCAGGTCGAAATCATCAACGCCCGCTACGCCGCCGCCGCCGCCCTCGCCGCCCAATGCCTCGTCCACCACCCCACCGAAACCCTCACCGACAAAATCGACCGCTGGGCCCTCCACCGCATCTGGGGCGTCCCCATCATGATCGTCGTCTTCGCCGTCCTCTTCTACCTCACCTTCACCGTCAGCCGTCCCCTCTCCGACCTCCTCGGCCTCCTCTTCGAAACCCTCGCCGAATACTCCCGCGCCGCCCTCCCCGCCTGGGGCGTCCCCGACCTCGCCGTCAGCCTCCTCGTCGACGGCCTCCTCAGCGGCATCGGCGCCACCCTCGGCTTCCTACCCCAAATCGCCATCTTCTTCCTCGTCTACCACATCATCCAAGACACCGGCTACATCGTCCGCGTCGCCTTCCTCATGGACCGCGTCATGACCGCCATCGGCCTCAACGGCAAAATCTTCATCCCCCTCGTCGCCGGCTACAGCTGCAACGTCAGCGGCATCCTCGCCTCCCGCATCCTCACCAGCCGCTACGACCGCCTCGTCGCCGTCCTTGCCAGCTCCTACGCCCCCTGCTCCGCCCGCCTCGGCGTCATGGTCTTCGTAGTCTCCGCCTTCTTCCCCTCCGGGCACGCCACCCTCGTCATGCTCGCCCTCCTCGCCATCAGCGTCGCCATGATGGCCACCGTCGCCTTCGTCGCCCGCTTCTTTGTCACCGACGACGAATCCTCCCCCTTCCTCTCCGAAGTCCCCGTCTACCACCTCCCCGACCTCAAACACCTCCTCCTCGACACCGGCGCCCGCACCCTCCACTTCCTAAAACGCATCCGCAACGTCATCATCCTCTCCTCCATCCTCGTCTGGTACCTCTCCACCTTCCCCGCCGGCCCCTTCGAAAACACCTACCTCGCCCGCATCGGCCTCACCCTCGAACCCTTCGGCGCCCTCTTCGGCCTCGACTGGCAGCTCCTCGTCGCCCTCATCGCCGGCATCCCCGCCAAAGAATCCGCCCTCACCACCCTCGGCGTCATCTACCAGGCCAGCGGCGACGGCGGCCTCGCCACCGCCCTCACCAGCCACATCTCCCCTTTAGCCGCCTTCACCTTCCTCGTCGTCTACATGACCTACATCCCCTGCCTCGCCACCGTCATCACCATCTACCAGGAAATGCGCAACTGGTCCGTCGCCGTCGCCAGCGTCTACGGCAGCATCCTCCTCTCCGTCCTCCTCGGCCTCTTATCCTACAACATCGGCAAACTGTTCTTCTGA
- a CDS encoding DUF6144 family protein — protein sequence MFDIRKIQEQVIFGAIKAASGDETAAKVVYGEHGQCSSEDNATWVKATMKRLEDQFDGATVKQIRMSCQCGYGFDEKLALVNELVASSSNLDEFANQDKARAAGLSCVDGKLYLQFAYCPCPMLADVDRLDTDTWCQCTTGYSKVLFEKAFGCEVAVDLLKSVKMGDHICLMEIVPRGAIWK from the coding sequence ATGTTTGATATAAGAAAAATCCAGGAGCAGGTAATCTTTGGGGCCATAAAAGCCGCGAGCGGCGACGAAACGGCAGCAAAAGTCGTCTATGGCGAACACGGGCAGTGTTCGTCCGAGGATAATGCGACATGGGTGAAAGCCACCATGAAGAGACTGGAAGACCAGTTTGACGGGGCTACCGTCAAGCAGATCAGAATGAGTTGCCAATGCGGCTATGGGTTCGACGAAAAGCTGGCGTTGGTGAATGAACTGGTTGCATCGTCGTCTAATCTGGACGAATTTGCGAACCAAGATAAAGCAAGGGCAGCCGGACTATCTTGCGTTGACGGGAAACTCTATCTGCAATTTGCGTATTGTCCTTGCCCGATGCTTGCCGATGTGGATAGGTTGGATACGGATACATGGTGTCAATGCACTACGGGGTATAGCAAAGTGCTTTTCGAGAAAGCTTTTGGCTGCGAAGTCGCTGTCGATTTGCTAAAGAGCGTTAAGATGGGGGACCATATATGCCTGATGGAGATCGTTCCTCGCGGCGCTATCTGGAAATAG
- a CDS encoding S8 family serine peptidase, with the protein MGLKKYFRYWLRVFVCVCLLAGWGGQSAWCADAESFKTSEYNASTGLTLINAANAYALGYTGRGITLGVCDDYVQFYHSEFAGKSYLVYVGGPSQGYNWTESNHGTHVAGIMAAAKNNAGMHGLAFDADLLSGNFKETGSAYDGFNRNASVRVINNSWGVGLYIDSIGEGKNSFLTLFNNESNDYAILRQSILNYDKVLVFSAANSGHTTPGALSLLPYMYRDTAGNFINVIALNSGAFTANAASAGTNAMAVFSDLSKYVEENSVSAPGWSINSANAANGGYVLMSGTSMAAPYVTATAGLVQQAFPYMTGRQIVDTVLSTANSSFTLPKFTLTLQEDYADPKVINQATKAVTKTNLFYFGAKPATAAEIEDDLRAYYSANSAHLVSMYGFATVDQFLAVTLNVYGNTPREMVFGQGLLDAGKAVRGPALLNARRLEASSFSPATAYGINQALYKINTQGYDSVWSNNIGERRVGLLAAGSAYEDLRNIYAYYIQGDTINGFTQGQDYINEYNAKATASGLNDLPVGLYKEGAGTLALTGANTYQGSSVAAGGVLQIDGLVAGDAYSVADGTIAGAGTITGNLHNLSAVRAGSYGAPGTLRVGGNLVSSGKFAVAVANNVAGKIAVTGTANVEGSGFKAVSGSVYRPDGVYTVLTAGGGISGSFVSSAFTGMLSASGSHDGATASMSLTRENNVVSPSQRQQGTYSQMSAMYDALAGTAAQRQMDALFSLDAAAAGTTLAEIYGGAQLNQAAMIQRSTMMGGALSARLSQAKQSYNVAVEIPIPGFTESDLTVKTVIPLQLDAQNSWWMKLSRNGGTLNAYAEIPEMKSQSFGMTVGRDWKSAPHWRTGWLFAYEKSDVTSSTARSKIYDYRVGVYGGYSKDAFDLQTFFAYGQQNNAATRYLQHLGLTADSRYNSNTLSLGIEAKYNLQHGKDTAWQLSPYSGLEVTRYSQNSYGESGAGVYNQEADALTNTYSAGEIGLELKRSLAKGYYTFNVGYKKIFGGYNPEMTVAYSGNPGEKLKIGGSRQDREFLTWGLEAEGRMGPVWTISGRVGGEMGSHSRYWNASVMVRRVW; encoded by the coding sequence ATGGGGCTGAAAAAGTATTTTCGGTATTGGTTAAGGGTGTTTGTTTGCGTGTGCCTTTTGGCGGGCTGGGGCGGACAGAGCGCGTGGTGCGCGGATGCGGAGTCTTTTAAGACGTCGGAGTATAACGCGAGCACGGGCTTGACGCTGATAAACGCGGCGAATGCCTATGCCTTGGGCTATACGGGCCGGGGGATTACGCTCGGCGTGTGCGATGATTATGTGCAGTTTTATCATTCCGAGTTTGCCGGCAAAAGTTATCTGGTGTATGTCGGCGGTCCTTCGCAAGGCTACAATTGGACCGAGAGTAATCATGGCACGCATGTGGCCGGGATTATGGCCGCCGCGAAGAACAACGCCGGTATGCACGGGCTGGCTTTCGACGCGGATCTTTTGTCTGGAAACTTTAAGGAGACTGGATCAGCGTATGACGGGTTTAACCGGAATGCCAGCGTGCGGGTAATCAACAATAGCTGGGGCGTGGGATTATATATAGATTCGATCGGCGAAGGCAAAAACAGCTTCCTGACGTTATTTAATAACGAGTCTAACGATTATGCCATTTTGCGGCAGAGCATTCTGAATTACGATAAGGTGTTGGTTTTTTCGGCGGCCAATTCCGGCCATACGACGCCGGGCGCTTTGTCGCTGCTGCCGTATATGTACCGTGATACGGCGGGCAATTTCATTAATGTGATTGCTTTGAACAGCGGAGCGTTTACCGCCAACGCCGCTTCGGCGGGCACGAATGCGATGGCAGTATTCAGCGATTTGAGTAAGTATGTGGAGGAAAACAGTGTTTCCGCGCCGGGGTGGAGTATTAATTCGGCCAATGCGGCCAACGGTGGCTATGTGCTTATGTCGGGGACTTCGATGGCGGCGCCGTATGTTACCGCTACGGCGGGCCTTGTGCAGCAGGCGTTTCCTTATATGACCGGCCGCCAGATTGTGGATACGGTGCTTTCGACGGCTAACAGCAGCTTTACGCTGCCGAAATTTACGCTGACGCTGCAGGAGGATTACGCCGATCCCAAGGTAATCAACCAGGCTACCAAGGCTGTTACTAAAACGAATTTGTTCTATTTCGGCGCCAAGCCGGCTACGGCCGCCGAGATTGAGGATGATTTGCGGGCGTATTACAGCGCTAACAGCGCACATCTTGTCAGTATGTACGGGTTTGCGACGGTCGATCAGTTTTTGGCGGTGACGCTGAATGTTTATGGCAATACGCCGCGGGAGATGGTTTTCGGGCAGGGCCTGCTGGACGCGGGCAAGGCGGTGAGAGGGCCGGCGCTGCTGAATGCCCGGCGGCTGGAGGCAAGCAGCTTCAGCCCGGCGACGGCTTACGGAATAAATCAGGCGCTGTATAAGATCAATACGCAGGGGTATGACAGCGTGTGGAGCAATAATATTGGCGAGCGGCGCGTCGGCCTTCTGGCGGCGGGCAGCGCTTACGAGGATTTGCGCAATATTTACGCTTATTATATCCAGGGCGATACGATCAACGGCTTTACTCAGGGGCAGGATTATATCAATGAGTATAACGCCAAGGCGACGGCCAGCGGCCTGAATGATTTGCCGGTGGGGCTTTATAAGGAGGGGGCCGGTACGCTGGCGCTGACGGGCGCTAATACGTACCAGGGCAGCAGCGTGGCAGCCGGCGGGGTTTTGCAGATCGACGGCTTGGTGGCGGGGGACGCTTATAGTGTGGCGGACGGAACGATCGCCGGGGCGGGGACGATCACGGGCAATCTGCATAATTTATCGGCGGTGCGGGCGGGCAGCTACGGCGCGCCGGGGACGCTGCGGGTGGGCGGCAATCTGGTGAGCAGCGGCAAGTTCGCGGTGGCGGTGGCGAATAATGTTGCCGGCAAGATCGCGGTGACCGGCACGGCCAATGTCGAGGGTTCGGGTTTTAAGGCGGTGTCCGGCAGTGTTTATCGCCCGGACGGCGTTTATACGGTGCTTACGGCCGGCGGAGGTATCAGCGGCAGTTTTGTTTCGTCGGCGTTTACGGGGATGCTGAGCGCTTCGGGTTCGCATGACGGCGCTACGGCATCGATGAGTTTGACGCGCGAGAATAATGTCGTTTCGCCCAGCCAGCGGCAGCAGGGAACGTATTCGCAGATGAGCGCTATGTATGACGCGCTTGCCGGGACGGCGGCGCAGCGGCAGATGGATGCGTTGTTTAGTTTGGACGCCGCTGCCGCGGGGACGACGCTGGCGGAGATTTACGGCGGGGCTCAGCTGAACCAGGCGGCGATGATTCAGCGTAGTACGATGATGGGCGGCGCTCTGTCGGCGCGGCTGAGCCAGGCTAAGCAAAGCTATAATGTCGCGGTGGAGATTCCGATACCCGGTTTTACCGAGAGCGATTTGACGGTGAAGACGGTTATTCCGCTGCAGCTTGACGCGCAGAACAGCTGGTGGATGAAGCTGAGCCGCAATGGAGGCACTTTGAACGCTTATGCGGAGATTCCGGAGATGAAATCGCAGAGCTTCGGGATGACGGTGGGACGGGACTGGAAGAGCGCGCCGCATTGGCGGACGGGATGGCTGTTCGCTTATGAGAAGAGCGATGTGACGTCTTCGACGGCGAGAAGCAAGATTTACGATTACCGGGTGGGGGTGTACGGCGGCTATAGCAAGGATGCTTTCGATTTGCAGACGTTTTTCGCCTACGGGCAGCAGAATAATGCGGCGACCCGCTATTTGCAGCACCTGGGGCTGACGGCGGACAGCCGTTATAACAGCAATACGCTTAGCTTGGGCATTGAGGCGAAGTATAATCTGCAGCACGGGAAGGATACGGCTTGGCAGTTGAGTCCTTACTCCGGCCTGGAGGTGACCCGCTATAGCCAGAATAGCTACGGGGAAAGCGGCGCGGGCGTGTATAACCAGGAGGCGGACGCTCTGACGAATACTTATAGCGCGGGGGAAATCGGCCTGGAGCTGAAGCGTTCTCTGGCTAAGGGATATTATACTTTTAATGTGGGCTACAAGAAGATTTTCGGCGGCTATAACCCGGAGATGACGGTGGCCTATAGCGGCAATCCCGGGGAGAAGCTGAAGATCGGCGGTAGCCGGCAGGACAGGGAGTTTTTGACCTGGGGCCTGGAGGCGGAGGGACGCATGGGCCCTGTCTGGACGATAAGCGGCCGGGTGGGCGGCGAGATGGGCAGCCACAGCCGCTACTGGAACGCGTCGGTTATGGTCAGGCGTGTGTGGTAG
- a CDS encoding Nif11-like leader peptide family natural product precursor, with amino-acid sequence MSMEAATAFLKQARTDKAYSEQLKACKNVPQFLEQAAKAGFYFSQKELSDACGNVEEWIGIGAGVWGHSVVGKSECVEYK; translated from the coding sequence ATGAGCATGGAAGCGGCAACAGCCTTTCTTAAACAGGCGAGGACGGATAAAGCGTATTCCGAGCAACTGAAAGCGTGCAAAAACGTGCCGCAGTTTTTAGAACAGGCTGCCAAAGCGGGCTTTTACTTTTCGCAGAAAGAACTGAGCGACGCCTGCGGCAACGTGGAAGAATGGATAGGCATAGGCGCAGGGGTATGGGGCCATTCCGTCGTGGGCAAGTCGGAATGCGTCGAGTATAAATAA
- a CDS encoding 4Fe-4S double cluster binding domain-containing protein — MYTFLVDTELEYDEPTVTRKCPPDCRQCMDACPTQAIAQAGRLLPMKCVLMNNMRSTVIPDELRAGIDTRIHGCDACQLACPRNRKVLAKAARKEPYLEELKKDFDLERILLLDEDYYRAVVYPIMYNYIRDLDVFRRNAAIALGNTGDPSHIPALKKALDNENPLVRDAAQWAIDKLSAN; from the coding sequence TTGTATACCTTCCTGGTCGATACGGAGCTGGAATACGACGAACCGACGGTAACCCGCAAATGCCCGCCGGACTGCCGGCAGTGCATGGACGCCTGCCCCACCCAGGCGATAGCCCAGGCGGGAAGGCTGCTGCCGATGAAGTGCGTGCTGATGAACAACATGAGAAGCACGGTTATCCCCGACGAACTACGCGCAGGCATCGACACGAGGATTCACGGCTGCGACGCCTGCCAGCTCGCCTGCCCCCGCAACAGGAAGGTGCTGGCGAAGGCGGCAAGAAAAGAGCCGTACCTGGAGGAGCTGAAAAAAGACTTCGACCTGGAGCGGATTCTGCTGCTGGACGAGGACTATTACCGCGCGGTCGTCTATCCCATCATGTATAACTACATCCGGGACCTGGACGTATTCCGGAGGAACGCCGCCATCGCCCTGGGCAACACCGGCGACCCGTCGCACATCCCGGCGCTGAAAAAAGCCCTCGACAACGAAAACCCCCTCGTCCGCGACGCCGCCCAATGGGCGATCGACAAACTCAGCGCGAACTGA
- a CDS encoding IS256 family transposase → MRSLIKEENLKTPEDVQRLLKDMFGGVLQEMLEAEMDQNLGYEKNGSRTPEQSNRRNGHSPKTVRSEFGDVELDIPRDREGEFDPLVVKKHQKSVTGIEDQVIALYAKGVSTREIQDHLQNLYGIEASPALISNITNKIMPLIKEWQNRPLQCVYAVVFLDAIHFKVKQDGQIVNKAAYMAIGIDLDGTKDVLGIWIGENESAKFWLSVLNELRNRGVQDILITSVDNLTGFTEAIGAAYPETRVQKCIVHQVRNSIRYVSYKDVKRITSALKPIYTAATESAGQEALNQFESIWGAKYPLIVKSWRNNWAEIATFFQYPPEIRKIIYTTNMIESYHRQLRKVTKGKSIFPSDDALLKMLYLATQDVMRKWTGRIQNWGQILLQLSIFFPEKVRSHLR, encoded by the coding sequence ATGCGTAGCCTCATCAAGGAAGAGAACCTTAAAACCCCGGAGGACGTCCAGCGCCTGCTAAAAGACATGTTCGGCGGCGTATTGCAGGAAATGCTCGAAGCGGAAATGGACCAAAACCTTGGCTATGAGAAAAACGGTTCACGGACGCCGGAACAGTCAAACCGCCGGAACGGCCATAGCCCCAAGACGGTGCGCAGCGAATTCGGCGACGTGGAGCTGGATATCCCCCGTGACCGCGAAGGCGAATTTGACCCCCTTGTCGTCAAGAAACACCAAAAGAGCGTAACAGGTATCGAAGACCAGGTTATCGCCCTTTACGCCAAAGGCGTAAGTACCCGCGAAATTCAGGACCATCTGCAAAACTTGTACGGTATCGAGGCTTCGCCGGCCTTGATCTCCAATATCACCAATAAAATCATGCCCTTGATTAAGGAGTGGCAAAACCGGCCGCTGCAATGCGTCTATGCCGTTGTCTTCCTCGACGCCATTCACTTCAAGGTCAAGCAGGACGGCCAGATCGTCAACAAGGCCGCCTACATGGCAATCGGCATCGACCTGGACGGCACCAAGGACGTACTTGGCATCTGGATCGGCGAAAACGAGTCAGCTAAATTTTGGCTCAGCGTACTAAACGAACTCAGGAACCGGGGCGTACAAGACATCCTTATCACTTCGGTGGACAACCTGACCGGGTTTACAGAAGCCATCGGCGCCGCTTACCCGGAAACACGGGTGCAAAAGTGCATCGTCCACCAGGTCCGTAACTCTATTCGCTATGTGTCTTACAAAGACGTAAAGCGTATTACCTCAGCCCTCAAGCCCATCTACACGGCGGCAACGGAATCGGCCGGGCAGGAAGCCTTGAACCAATTCGAAAGCATCTGGGGAGCCAAGTATCCGCTCATCGTAAAGTCTTGGCGGAACAACTGGGCCGAAATCGCCACCTTCTTTCAGTACCCGCCCGAAATTCGCAAGATCATCTACACAACCAACATGATCGAAAGCTATCACCGGCAGCTCAGGAAGGTCACAAAAGGAAAGAGCATCTTCCCGTCGGACGATGCTCTGTTAAAAATGCTCTATCTAGCAACCCAGGATGTTATGCGGAAATGGACGGGCAGAATTCAGAACTGGGGCCAAATTCTTCTGCAACTATCCATCTTCTTCCCAGAAAAGGTGCGATCTCATTTGCGTTAA
- a CDS encoding Nif11-like leader peptide family natural product precursor, whose protein sequence is MSMEAATAFLKQARTDKAYSEQLKACKNVPQFLEQAAKAGFYFSQKELSDACGNVEEWIGIGAGVWGHSVVGKSECVEYK, encoded by the coding sequence ATGAGCATGGAAGCGGCAACAGCCTTTCTCAAACAGGCGAGGACGGATAAAGCGTATTCCGAGCAACTGAAAGCGTGCAAAAACGTGCCGCAGTTTTTAGAACAGGCTGCCAAAGCGGGCTTTTACTTTTCGCAGAAAGAACTGAGCGACGCCTGCGGCAACGTGGAAGAATGGATAGGCATAGGCGCAGGAGTATGGGGCCACTCCGTCGTGGGCAAGTCCGAATGCGTCGAGTATAAATAA
- a CDS encoding 4Fe-4S double cluster binding domain-containing protein yields MDKKALTRKIKLKALELGFSKVGVTTAADFPEYEQELKARPDYAPWINNPGAGYLIDGCRPGTFYPEGKAIICAVYGYGDILFPEELTAHVGRIYLSRSYRPLNESVSGLRANEFKNFIKSLGIAVYEGGIDVPQRMACARAGVTTYGKNNFAYTEEDGSFITLYTFLVDTELEYDEPTVTRKCPPDCRQCMDACPTQAIAQAGRLLPMKCVLMNNMRSTVIPDELRAGIDTRIHGCDACQLACPRNRKVLAKAARKEPYLEELKKDFDLERMLLLDEDYYRAVVYPIMYNYIRDLDVFRRNAAIALGNTGDPSHIPALKKALDNENPLVRDAAQWAIDKLSAN; encoded by the coding sequence ATGGATAAAAAGGCACTGACGAGGAAAATTAAGCTGAAAGCCCTGGAGCTGGGGTTTTCCAAGGTCGGCGTCACCACCGCGGCGGATTTCCCCGAGTACGAGCAGGAGCTGAAAGCCCGCCCCGACTACGCTCCCTGGATCAACAACCCCGGCGCGGGGTACTTGATCGACGGCTGCCGCCCCGGCACGTTTTACCCGGAGGGGAAAGCCATCATCTGCGCCGTCTACGGTTACGGCGATATCCTTTTCCCCGAGGAGCTGACGGCGCATGTGGGCCGCATCTATCTGAGCCGCTCGTACCGGCCGCTGAACGAGTCCGTCTCAGGCCTGCGGGCAAACGAGTTCAAGAATTTCATCAAGTCCCTGGGCATCGCCGTGTACGAGGGCGGGATCGACGTGCCCCAGCGCATGGCGTGCGCGCGGGCCGGGGTTACCACCTACGGCAAGAATAACTTCGCCTACACCGAGGAGGACGGCTCCTTCATCACCTTGTATACCTTCCTGGTCGATACGGAGCTGGAATACGACGAACCGACGGTAACCCGCAAATGCCCGCCGGACTGCCGGCAGTGCATGGACGCCTGCCCCACCCAGGCGATAGCCCAGGCGGGAAGGCTGCTGCCGATGAAGTGCGTGCTGATGAACAACATGAGAAGCACGGTTATCCCCGACGAACTACGCGCAGGCATCGACACGAGGATTCACGGCTGCGACGCCTGCCAGCTCGCCTGCCCCCGCAACAGGAAGGTGCTGGCGAAGGCGGCAAGAAAAGAGCCGTACCTGGAGGAGCTGAAAAAAGACTTCGACCTGGAGCGGATGCTGCTGCTGGACGAGGACTATTACCGCGCGGTCGTCTATCCCATCATGTATAACTACATCCGGGACCTGGACGTATTCCGGCGGAACGCCGCCATCGCCCTCGGCAACACCGGCGACCCGTCGCACATCCCGGCGCTGAAAAAAGCCCTCGACAACGAAAACCCCCTCGTCCGCGACGCCGCCCAATGGGCGATCGACAAACTCAGCGCGAACTGA
- a CDS encoding Smr/MutS family protein translates to MATKMVIINLELGMPSVEQATHRLGGELIRARAQGAKVVKIIHGYGSSGVGGKLRVGVRAALADRKRRGGIKEAVAGEDWSIFDAGARRILDAYPDLSRDRDFERGNAGITVVLL, encoded by the coding sequence ATGGCGACAAAGATGGTAATCATCAACTTGGAACTGGGCATGCCGTCCGTCGAACAGGCGACCCACCGGCTGGGCGGGGAGCTTATCCGCGCCCGCGCTCAGGGGGCGAAGGTTGTCAAGATAATCCACGGCTACGGCTCAAGCGGCGTGGGCGGCAAGCTGCGGGTCGGCGTCCGCGCGGCCCTGGCGGACCGCAAGCGCCGGGGCGGGATCAAGGAGGCGGTGGCGGGCGAGGACTGGAGCATTTTCGACGCCGGGGCCCGCAGGATCCTGGACGCTTACCCCGACCTGAGCCGCGACCGCGATTTTGAGCGCGGCAACGCGGGGATCACGGTCGTGCTGCTGTGA
- a CDS encoding SDR family oxidoreductase: MNDKQFVLVTGGGQGIGRAVARAFAGRGWGVAIFERDGEAGEEARAEIAAAGGDCLLYGVDVGDERAVAAACEDLAGRGVSLGALINNAGISGPTPLDAPLAAWDAVIAVNLRGPFVVVKYALPLLTAGSAVVNIASTRALMSEPDWHAYDAAKGGLLALTRSLAVTLGSRRIRVNAISPGWIDTSLLKKGRVRRPAALRPVDHEQHPAGRVGRPEDIAAACLFLVSADAGFITGSNLVVDGGMTVKMIYEE; encoded by the coding sequence GTGAACGATAAACAGTTTGTCCTCGTCACTGGCGGTGGGCAGGGGATCGGCCGGGCGGTGGCCCGGGCGTTCGCCGGCCGTGGCTGGGGCGTGGCGATTTTCGAGCGCGACGGCGAAGCCGGGGAAGAGGCGCGGGCCGAGATTGCCGCCGCCGGGGGCGATTGCCTGCTGTACGGCGTCGATGTCGGCGACGAACGGGCGGTCGCCGCGGCCTGCGAGGACCTCGCCGGGCGCGGCGTCAGCCTCGGCGCGCTCATAAACAACGCCGGAATTTCAGGCCCGACGCCGCTCGACGCGCCGCTGGCCGCCTGGGACGCGGTGATCGCCGTCAACCTGCGCGGGCCGTTCGTTGTCGTGAAGTACGCCCTGCCGCTGCTGACGGCGGGGTCAGCCGTCGTCAACATCGCCTCGACCCGCGCTCTCATGTCCGAGCCGGATTGGCACGCCTACGACGCGGCCAAAGGCGGGCTGCTCGCCCTTACCCGCTCGCTGGCCGTAACCTTGGGGTCGCGGCGCATCAGGGTCAACGCCATAAGCCCGGGCTGGATCGACACCAGCCTGCTTAAGAAAGGCCGGGTGCGCCGGCCGGCGGCTCTGCGCCCCGTGGATCACGAGCAGCATCCCGCCGGCAGGGTGGGGCGGCCGGAGGACATCGCCGCCGCTTGTCTGTTCCTCGTATCGGCGGACGCCGGCTTCATCACGGGTTCTAATCTTGTGGTGGACGGCGGGATGACGGTGAAGATGATTTATGAAGAATAG